In the Larimichthys crocea isolate SSNF chromosome XXI, L_crocea_2.0, whole genome shotgun sequence genome, one interval contains:
- the LOC104940623 gene encoding G-protein coupled receptor 22 has product MHILPCPEQEATMSNVTVTDNTEPISRTMSPATPSPYPYPVSFQVSLTGFLMLEILLGLSSNLTVLALYCMKSNLISSVSNIVTMNLHVLDVLICVCCIPLTIVVVLLSLEGDTALVCCFHEACVSFASVATAANVLAITLDRYDISVKPANRVLTMGRALALLAAIWVLSFVSFLVPFIEVGFFAPGNAELNQTVVENVVHTNQYYTELGLYYHLLAQIPIFFFTAVVMLITYSKILQALNIRIGTRFHASQKKKARRKKRPSMTAMTTQQEATDGSQSSGSRNPTLGMRTSVSVIIALRRAVKRHRERRERQKRVFRMSLLIVSTFLLCWTPITVLNTVILSVGPSDLMVKLRLGFLVMAYGTTIFHPLLYAFTRQKFQKVLKSKMKKRVVSIIEADPTPNNAIIHNSWIDPKRNKKVTFEDKDARQKCLSSEDVE; this is encoded by the coding sequence ATGCATATCCTTCCCTGCCCGGAACAAGAAGCCACCATGAGCAACGTCACGGTCACCGACAACACTGAACCCATTAGCCGCACCATGAGCCCGGCAACCCCAAGCCCGTATCCCTATCCTGTTAGTTTCCAGGTCTCCCTGACTGGCTTCCTCATGCTGGAAATCCTTCTGGGCCTGAGCTCCAACCTCACTGTTCTTGCCCTTTACTGTATGAAGTCGAACCTCATTAGTTCTGTCAGTAACATCGTCACTATGAACCTCCATGTATTGGATGTGCTGATTTGTGTGTGCTGCATCCCCCTTACCATTGTGGTAGTGCTGCTTTCCCTGGAAGGAGACACTGCTCTTGTCTGCTGCTTCCATGAAGCCTGTGTCTCCTTCGCTAGTGTTGCCACTGCTGCTAATGTGCTTGCCATCACCCTTGATCGCTACGACATATCAGTTAAACCAGCCAACCGGGTGCTGACCATGGGCCGTGCCCTGGCCCTACTGGCTGCCATTTGGGTGCTATCCTTTGTTAGCTTTCTCGTACCCTTTATTGAAGTGGGCTTTTTCGCCCCGGGCAATGCTGAGCTGAACCAGACAGTGGTGGAGAATGTCGTCCATACTAATCAGTACTACACAGAACTTGGCCTCTATTACCACTTGCTTGCTCAGATTCctattttcttctttactgCCGTTGTCATGCTCATCACTTACTCCAAGATCCTGCAGGCACTTAATATTCGCATTGGTACACGTTTTCACGcctcacagaagaagaaggctcGCAGGAAAAAGCGCCCTTCGATGACGGCCATGACAACACAGCAAGAAGCCACAGATGGATCCCAGAGCAGTGGCAGCCGCAACCCCACACTGGGTATGCGTACATCTGTCTCTGTAATCATCGCCTTGCGCAGGGCTGTTAAGCGCCACAGAGAAAGGCGAGAGCGCCAAAAGAGGGTTTTCAGGATGTCCCTCCTGATTGTGTCTACCTTCCTGCTGTGCTGGACACCCATCACGGTACTCAACACAGTCATCCTGAGTGTGGGTCCCAGTGACCTAATGGTCAAGTTGAGACTGGGCTTCCTAGTCATGGCTTATGGGACCACCATCTTTCACCCTCTACTCTATGCCTTCACAAGGCAGAAGTTCCAGAAAGTCTTGAAAAGCAAGATGAAGAAGCGAGTGGTGTCGATCATTGAGGCAGATCCTACCCCTAATAATGCCATTATCCACAACTCCTGGATCGATCCAAAGAGGAACAAAAAGGTGACATTTGAGGACAAAGATGCCCGACAGAAATGTCTGTCCTCTGAGGACGTGGAGTGA